A region from the Achromobacter seleniivolatilans genome encodes:
- the rpmJ gene encoding 50S ribosomal protein L36: MKVMASVKRICRNCKVIKRHGVVRVICTDPRHKQRQG; encoded by the coding sequence ATGAAAGTAATGGCATCGGTTAAGCGGATTTGCCGCAACTGCAAAGTTATCAAACGTCACGGCGTGGTGCGTGTTATCTGCACCGACCCGCGTCACAAGCAGCGTCAAGGCTAA
- the rpmD gene encoding 50S ribosomal protein L30, translated as MAQKQIKVTLVRSVIGTKQSHRDTVRGLGLGRINSSRVLVDTPEVRGMIRKVDYLVSVSEA; from the coding sequence ATGGCTCAGAAGCAGATCAAAGTGACCCTCGTGCGCTCGGTGATCGGTACCAAGCAATCGCACCGTGATACGGTTCGCGGTTTGGGCTTGGGCCGCATCAACAGCAGCCGCGTGTTGGTCGATACGCCCGAGGTGCGTGGGATGATCCGTAAGGTGGATTATCTCGTTTCCGTCTCGGAAGCCTAA
- the rpsE gene encoding 30S ribosomal protein S5, whose translation MAKVQGKNAAEKENDDGLREKMIAVNRVSKVVKGGRTMSFAALTVVGDGDGRVGMGKGKAREVPVSVQKAMEQARRGMFKVALKNGTLHHTVVGKHGAATVLISPAAEGTGVIAGGPMRAIFEVMGVRNVVAKSLGSSNPYNMVRATLNGLRASLTPADVAAKRGKSVEEILG comes from the coding sequence ATGGCTAAAGTACAAGGCAAGAACGCCGCGGAAAAAGAGAACGATGACGGCCTCCGCGAAAAGATGATCGCGGTCAACCGCGTGAGCAAAGTGGTCAAGGGTGGTCGCACCATGAGCTTTGCCGCGCTGACCGTGGTTGGCGATGGCGATGGTCGCGTCGGCATGGGTAAGGGCAAGGCGCGTGAAGTGCCGGTGTCCGTTCAGAAGGCAATGGAACAGGCCCGTCGCGGCATGTTCAAGGTTGCACTGAAGAACGGCACGCTGCACCACACTGTGGTCGGCAAGCATGGCGCCGCTACCGTGCTGATCTCCCCGGCAGCTGAAGGTACTGGCGTTATCGCCGGCGGCCCGATGCGCGCTATTTTCGAAGTGATGGGTGTGCGTAACGTGGTTGCCAAGAGCCTTGGCTCGAGCAACCCCTACAACATGGTTCGCGCCACGTTGAATGGCTTGCGCGCTTCCCTGACCCCGGCTGATGTTGCTGCCAAGCGCGGCAAGTCGGTCGAAGAAATCCTGGGATAA
- the rpsD gene encoding 30S ribosomal protein S4, with translation MARYIGPKCKLSRREGTDLFLKSARRSLDSKCKLDSKPGQHGRTSGARTSDYGLQLREKQKLKRMYGVLEKQFRKYFAEAERRRGNTGETLIQLLESRLDNVVYRMGFGSTRAEARQLVSHRAIELNGHTADIASMLVKAGDVISIREKAKTQGRIKEALDLATSIGIPQWVEVDATKLTGTFKSAPDRADVARDINESMVVELYSR, from the coding sequence ATGGCACGTTATATTGGACCCAAATGCAAGCTCTCGCGCCGCGAGGGTACTGACCTGTTCCTGAAGAGCGCCCGTCGCTCGCTGGATTCCAAGTGCAAACTGGATTCCAAGCCTGGCCAACACGGCCGCACTTCGGGTGCCCGCACTTCCGACTACGGCCTGCAGCTGCGCGAAAAGCAAAAGCTGAAGCGCATGTACGGCGTGCTGGAAAAGCAATTCCGCAAGTACTTCGCTGAAGCAGAGCGTCGCCGTGGCAACACCGGCGAAACCCTGATCCAGCTGCTGGAATCGCGTCTGGACAACGTCGTCTACCGCATGGGCTTCGGCTCGACGCGCGCCGAAGCTCGCCAGCTGGTGAGCCACCGCGCCATCGAACTGAACGGCCACACGGCTGACATCGCTTCGATGCTGGTCAAGGCTGGCGACGTTATCTCGATCCGCGAAAAGGCCAAGACTCAAGGCCGTATCAAAGAAGCGCTCGACCTGGCCACCAGCATCGGCATCCCCCAATGGGTGGAAGTCGACGCGACCAAGTTGACCGGTACGTTCAAGTCGGCCCCCGATCGTGCTGATGTCGCTCGCGACATCAACGAATCGATGGTCGTGGAACTGTACTCGCGTTAA
- the rplO gene encoding 50S ribosomal protein L15 has product MSDMQLNSLKPAEGSKHAKRRVGRGIGSGLGKTAGRGHKGQKSRSGGFHKVGFEGGQMPLQRRLPKRGFTPLGQHLYAEVRLSDLQALPIDEVDVQVLKAAGVIGQAVRYAKVIKSGELSRKVVLKGITATVGARAAIEAAGGSLA; this is encoded by the coding sequence ATGTCGGATATGCAACTTAATTCGCTGAAGCCCGCTGAGGGCAGCAAGCACGCCAAGCGCCGCGTAGGCCGTGGTATCGGTTCGGGTCTGGGTAAAACCGCCGGCCGTGGCCACAAGGGTCAGAAGTCGCGCTCGGGCGGTTTCCATAAGGTTGGCTTCGAAGGCGGTCAAATGCCGCTGCAGCGTCGTCTGCCCAAGCGTGGTTTTACCCCGCTCGGTCAGCACCTGTACGCCGAAGTTCGTCTGTCGGACCTGCAAGCCCTGCCCATCGACGAAGTCGACGTGCAAGTGCTGAAGGCGGCTGGCGTGATTGGCCAGGCGGTTCGTTACGCCAAGGTCATCAAGTCGGGTGAACTCTCGCGCAAGGTAGTGCTGAAAGGCATTACCGCGACGGTCGGCGCTCGCGCCGCCATCGAAGCCGCGGGCGGCTCGCTTGCTTGA
- the rpsM gene encoding 30S ribosomal protein S13, with the protein MARIAGINIPPQQHAEIGLTAIFGIGRTRARKICEAANVPFDKKVKDLNDAELERVREHVGLFTVEGDLRREVQLSIKRLIDLGTYRGMRHKRGLPVRGQRTRTNARTRKGPRRAAASLKK; encoded by the coding sequence ATGGCCCGTATTGCTGGCATTAACATCCCGCCGCAACAGCACGCCGAGATCGGACTGACCGCCATTTTTGGCATTGGTCGTACGCGCGCTCGCAAAATCTGCGAAGCGGCAAACGTACCCTTTGACAAAAAGGTCAAGGATCTGAACGACGCTGAATTGGAACGCGTCCGCGAACATGTTGGTTTGTTCACGGTTGAAGGCGACCTGCGTCGTGAAGTACAGCTCTCGATCAAGCGTTTGATCGACCTGGGAACCTACCGCGGTATGCGTCACAAGCGCGGTTTGCCCGTGCGCGGCCAGCGCACTCGCACCAACGCCCGGACCCGTAAAGGCCCGCGTCGTGCTGCTGCGTCCCTGAAGAAATAA
- the infA gene encoding translation initiation factor IF-1, which translates to MSKDDVIQMQGEVLENLPNATFRVKLENGHVVLGHISGKMRMHYIRILPGDKVTVELTPYDLTRARIVFRSK; encoded by the coding sequence ATGTCCAAGGACGACGTCATTCAGATGCAAGGCGAGGTTCTTGAGAACCTCCCGAACGCGACATTTCGCGTCAAGCTCGAAAACGGCCACGTGGTGTTGGGCCATATTTCCGGCAAGATGCGTATGCATTACATCCGGATCCTGCCGGGTGACAAGGTCACAGTGGAGCTCACGCCCTATGATCTGACGCGAGCCAGGATAGTTTTCCGCTCGAAATGA
- the rpsK gene encoding 30S ribosomal protein S11, whose protein sequence is MAKASTSGASRVRKKVKKNVSDGIAHVHASFNNTIITITDRQGNALSWATSGGAGFKGSRKSTPFAAQVAAETAGRVALEYGIKTLEVRIKGPGPGRESSVRALNALGIKISSIADITPVPHNGCRPPKRRRI, encoded by the coding sequence ATGGCGAAAGCTTCCACCAGCGGCGCTTCGCGCGTGCGCAAAAAGGTTAAGAAGAACGTCTCGGACGGCATCGCGCACGTTCACGCTTCGTTCAACAACACCATCATCACCATCACTGACCGTCAGGGCAACGCATTGTCGTGGGCCACTTCGGGCGGTGCTGGTTTCAAGGGTTCGCGTAAGTCGACCCCGTTCGCCGCGCAGGTCGCTGCTGAAACGGCTGGCCGTGTCGCTCTCGAGTACGGCATCAAGACGTTGGAAGTGCGTATCAAGGGCCCCGGCCCCGGTCGCGAATCGTCGGTCCGCGCTCTGAACGCGCTGGGCATCAAGATTTCGTCCATCGCTGACATCACGCCTGTTCCGCATAACGGCTGCCGTCCGCCGAAGCGTCGTCGTATCTAA
- the cutA gene encoding divalent-cation tolerance protein CutA, with protein sequence MLRDDDVVLVISNAPDLLLAKRIAHVLVEDGLAACVNLGAPGLSIYMWNGEVEGAEEIPLQIKTTYARHQAVVQALAQMHPYDVPEIIVLPVIGGAAPYLDWVRAQTAITQNKRD encoded by the coding sequence ATGTTGCGCGATGACGACGTCGTGCTGGTCATCAGCAATGCCCCCGACCTGTTGCTCGCCAAGCGGATCGCCCATGTGCTGGTCGAAGACGGGCTGGCGGCGTGCGTGAACCTTGGCGCGCCGGGCCTGTCCATCTACATGTGGAACGGAGAGGTCGAAGGGGCGGAAGAGATTCCCCTCCAGATAAAAACCACCTACGCGCGCCACCAGGCTGTAGTGCAGGCCCTGGCGCAGATGCATCCCTATGATGTGCCCGAAATCATCGTGCTGCCGGTCATTGGCGGCGCCGCGCCCTATCTGGACTGGGTGCGTGCACAAACGGCCATCACGCAGAACAAGAGAGACTGA
- the rplR gene encoding 50S ribosomal protein L18 translates to MDKKVSRLRRAVPTRRKINELRVHRLSVFRSNQHIYANIISPEGDRVLVSASTVEAEVRAQLAGQTGQGGNAAAASLVGKRVAEKAKAAGIELVAFDRSGFRYHGRVKALADAAREAGLKF, encoded by the coding sequence ATGGACAAAAAAGTTTCCCGTTTGCGTCGTGCGGTTCCGACCCGCCGGAAGATCAACGAGTTGCGCGTTCACCGCCTCTCGGTTTTCCGCTCGAACCAGCACATCTACGCCAACATCATTTCGCCGGAAGGCGATCGCGTTCTGGTCAGCGCATCGACGGTGGAAGCCGAAGTGCGTGCCCAACTGGCCGGTCAAACCGGTCAGGGCGGCAACGCTGCCGCAGCTTCGCTGGTCGGCAAGCGCGTGGCCGAAAAGGCCAAGGCTGCCGGTATCGAACTGGTCGCTTTCGATCGCTCGGGCTTTCGTTACCATGGCCGCGTGAAAGCGCTGGCCGATGCCGCGCGTGAAGCCGGCCTGAAGTTCTAA
- a CDS encoding DNA-directed RNA polymerase subunit alpha encodes MSTQGFLKPRSIEVEPVGTHHAKIVMEPFERGYGHTLGNALRRILLSSMTGYAPTEVQMTGVVHEYSTIPGVREDVVDILLNLKGVVFKLHNRDEVTLVLRKTGAGTVLASDIELPHDVEIINPGHTICNLTDAGKLEMQIKVEKGRGYVPGNVRALSEDRTHTIGRIVLDASFSPVRRVSYAVESARVEQRTDLDKLVLDIETNGVISPEEAVRQSARILMDQISVFAALEGAGDSYEAPVRGTPQIDPVLLRPVDDLELTVRSANCLKAENIYYIGDLIQRTENELLKTPNLGRKSLNEIKEVLAARGLTLGMKLENWPPLGLERP; translated from the coding sequence ATGTCCACTCAAGGTTTCCTGAAGCCGCGCTCCATTGAAGTCGAACCGGTCGGCACGCACCATGCCAAGATCGTGATGGAGCCGTTCGAGCGTGGCTACGGTCATACGCTGGGCAACGCCCTGCGCCGCATCCTGCTGTCTTCGATGACCGGCTACGCGCCGACCGAAGTCCAGATGACGGGCGTGGTGCACGAATACTCGACCATCCCGGGCGTTCGCGAAGATGTCGTCGACATCCTGCTGAACCTGAAGGGCGTGGTCTTCAAGCTGCACAATCGCGACGAAGTGACCCTGGTTCTGCGCAAGACCGGCGCGGGCACCGTGCTGGCCAGCGACATTGAGCTGCCGCATGACGTCGAGATCATCAACCCCGGCCACACCATCTGCAACCTGACGGATGCAGGCAAGCTGGAAATGCAGATCAAGGTTGAAAAGGGCCGCGGCTACGTGCCGGGCAACGTGCGCGCGCTGTCGGAAGACCGCACCCACACCATCGGCCGCATCGTTCTGGACGCTTCGTTCAGCCCGGTCCGCCGCGTGAGCTACGCGGTTGAAAGCGCCCGTGTGGAACAGCGTACCGACCTGGATAAGCTGGTTCTGGACATCGAAACCAACGGCGTGATCTCGCCCGAGGAAGCGGTGCGCCAATCGGCTCGCATCCTGATGGATCAAATCTCGGTTTTCGCTGCTCTGGAAGGCGCTGGCGATTCGTACGAAGCTCCGGTCCGCGGCACGCCGCAGATCGATCCGGTGCTGTTGCGCCCGGTCGACGACCTGGAACTGACCGTGCGTTCGGCCAACTGCCTGAAGGCCGAAAACATCTACTACATCGGCGACCTGATTCAGCGTACCGAAAACGAGCTGCTCAAGACCCCGAACCTGGGTCGCAAGTCGCTCAACGAGATCAAGGAAGTTCTGGCTGCACGTGGCTTGACGCTCGGCATGAAGCTCGAGAACTGGCCGCCCCTGGGCCTGGAACGTCCCTAA
- a CDS encoding HIT family protein, whose amino-acid sequence MTDNCLFCRIARREIPAHIIHEDERLLAFLDIQPVRPGHTLIIPKQHYPYYEDMPADLAGNILNLGQKLGRHMKALYGVERVGFAFTGIHVAHAHAHVIPMHHTQDVTSTQYIEQQNLTFKMPPQPPQEVLAQTAEALRSALHAT is encoded by the coding sequence ATGACTGATAACTGTCTGTTCTGCCGCATCGCGCGCCGGGAGATCCCCGCGCACATCATCCACGAGGACGAGCGCCTGCTGGCTTTCCTGGATATCCAGCCGGTGCGCCCCGGCCACACCCTCATCATTCCGAAGCAGCACTATCCCTATTACGAAGACATGCCGGCCGATCTGGCGGGCAACATCCTGAACCTGGGGCAAAAACTCGGCCGCCACATGAAGGCGCTGTACGGCGTGGAGCGCGTCGGTTTCGCTTTCACTGGCATTCACGTCGCCCACGCTCACGCGCATGTCATCCCCATGCACCACACGCAGGACGTCACGTCCACGCAGTACATCGAACAACAAAACCTGACCTTCAAAATGCCGCCGCAACCGCCGCAAGAGGTGCTTGCGCAAACGGCAGAGGCGCTGCGTAGCGCGCTGCACGCAACCTGA
- a CDS encoding DMT family transporter → MFVMATWGLNIVSIKYLTQHMDIQALAAVRIVVAFITVTLIIKARRGRIPKLGRVELGWVALAGFLVVYAHQVALVSGLRFSSAANGTLIMATSPLLSALLAAIFYREKLTLVRISGALLGLLGVGMVVAGSGAQFGLTGWGDAVVFVAVLVFVFGGLVIQRMSRMMDPLGMLWYMYLAGGLMLVVHAAITPSSYQTDTWQMTWWPWLVLLFSAVIASGVSNIVWNAGIARLGISRAALFVNWLPIFGLLFASLFLDEQVTLTHIVGLACVLGGTWLGLRRSDPRQRFR, encoded by the coding sequence ATGTTCGTCATGGCCACTTGGGGCCTGAACATCGTCTCCATCAAGTATCTGACGCAGCACATGGACATCCAGGCGCTGGCTGCCGTGCGGATCGTGGTTGCGTTCATTACCGTCACGCTCATCATCAAGGCGCGGCGCGGCCGCATTCCCAAGCTGGGGCGCGTCGAGCTCGGCTGGGTGGCGCTGGCGGGCTTCTTGGTGGTCTATGCGCACCAGGTGGCGCTGGTCTCGGGGCTGCGGTTTTCGTCGGCAGCCAACGGCACGCTGATCATGGCGACCAGCCCCTTGCTGTCGGCCCTGCTTGCCGCCATTTTCTATCGCGAAAAACTCACGTTGGTCCGGATCTCAGGCGCGTTGCTGGGGCTCCTTGGCGTGGGCATGGTAGTTGCCGGCAGCGGCGCGCAATTTGGCTTGACCGGCTGGGGTGACGCGGTGGTCTTTGTGGCGGTGCTGGTGTTCGTGTTCGGCGGACTGGTCATTCAGCGCATGTCGCGAATGATGGATCCGTTGGGGATGCTCTGGTACATGTACCTGGCCGGCGGATTGATGCTGGTGGTGCATGCCGCCATTACGCCGTCGTCGTATCAGACCGATACTTGGCAGATGACGTGGTGGCCGTGGCTGGTCTTGCTGTTTTCAGCCGTGATTGCGTCCGGCGTCAGCAATATAGTCTGGAATGCTGGCATCGCACGTTTGGGCATCAGCCGTGCAGCGTTGTTTGTGAATTGGCTGCCCATTTTCGGGCTGCTTTTCGCGTCGCTGTTCTTGGACGAGCAGGTCACGTTGACGCACATCGTAGGCCTGGCCTGCGTGTTGGGCGGAACCTGGTTGGGACTGCGCCGCAGCGACCCGCGTCAGCGCTTTCGCTGA
- the secY gene encoding preprotein translocase subunit SecY, protein MANAQALGKTGARYGDLKRRLVFLVLALVVYRLGTHIPVPGINPDALADLFRQNQGGILGLFNMFSGGALSRFSIFALGIMPYISASIIMQLMSVVVPSLEALKKEGESGRRKITQYTRYGTVVLALVQAVGISVALESQQGLVIDPGMLFRFTTVVTLVTGTMFVMWLGEQITERGLGNGISILIFAGIVAGLPAALAALLDLVRTNAMSVLSALFIVALVVLVTAFVVFVERGQRKITVNYAKRQVGNKVYGGQSSHLPLKLNMAGVIPPIFASSIILFPATITSWFSSSENMRWLSDLAAALSPRQPLYITLYSVAIIFFCFFYTALVFNSRETADNLKKSGAFVPGIRPGEQTARYIDKILMRLTLAGAIYITLVCLLPEFLVMRWNVPFYFGGTSLLIIVVVTMDFMAQVQAYMMSHQYDSLLKKANFKGAGLPMR, encoded by the coding sequence GTGGCTAACGCGCAGGCATTGGGCAAAACCGGAGCACGGTACGGTGATTTAAAGCGCCGTCTTGTGTTCCTGGTGCTCGCTCTGGTGGTTTACCGTTTGGGTACACACATCCCCGTACCGGGTATTAATCCGGATGCGCTGGCGGACTTGTTCCGTCAGAACCAGGGCGGGATCCTGGGCCTGTTCAACATGTTCTCGGGTGGGGCGCTCTCGCGTTTCTCGATTTTTGCCCTGGGGATCATGCCGTACATTTCGGCATCCATCATCATGCAGTTGATGTCGGTGGTGGTGCCGTCGCTGGAAGCGCTCAAGAAAGAGGGCGAATCCGGTCGTCGGAAGATTACCCAATACACTCGCTACGGCACGGTTGTGCTGGCGCTTGTGCAAGCAGTGGGCATTTCGGTAGCGTTGGAGTCCCAACAGGGACTGGTGATCGATCCGGGTATGCTGTTTCGCTTCACGACCGTTGTGACTTTGGTCACTGGCACCATGTTCGTCATGTGGCTGGGTGAGCAAATCACGGAACGCGGTCTGGGCAACGGGATTTCCATCCTGATCTTCGCAGGTATCGTGGCGGGTTTGCCCGCGGCGCTGGCTGCACTGTTGGACCTGGTACGCACCAACGCAATGTCTGTGCTTTCGGCACTGTTCATTGTGGCTCTGGTGGTGTTGGTTACCGCTTTTGTGGTGTTCGTGGAACGCGGACAGCGCAAGATCACGGTGAACTACGCCAAGCGTCAGGTCGGCAATAAGGTCTACGGTGGTCAAAGCTCGCATTTGCCGCTGAAGCTGAACATGGCTGGGGTGATTCCGCCGATCTTTGCATCGTCGATCATTCTGTTCCCGGCCACGATCACGAGCTGGTTCTCCAGTAGTGAGAACATGCGCTGGCTTAGCGATTTGGCTGCGGCCCTGTCGCCTCGTCAACCGCTCTACATCACGCTGTATTCAGTCGCGATTATTTTCTTCTGCTTTTTCTACACGGCTCTGGTGTTCAACAGCCGCGAAACGGCGGACAACCTGAAGAAGAGTGGTGCGTTTGTTCCGGGCATCCGTCCGGGCGAGCAAACCGCGCGCTACATCGATAAGATCCTGATGCGTTTGACGCTCGCAGGTGCCATCTACATAACGTTGGTGTGCCTGTTGCCGGAATTCTTGGTGATGCGCTGGAATGTCCCCTTCTACTTCGGTGGTACGTCTCTGTTGATCATTGTGGTGGTGACGATGGATTTCATGGCGCAGGTTCAGGCCTACATGATGTCGCACCAATACGACTCGTTGCTCAAGAAGGCCAACTTCAAGGGCGCGGGTTTGCCGATGCGGTAA
- the rplQ gene encoding 50S ribosomal protein L17, producing MRHGHGLRKLNRTSSHRLAMFRNMAVSLITHEAIKTTLPKAKELRRVIEPLITLGKEPTLANKRLAFARLRDRDAVVKLFAEIGPRYAARNGGYTRVLKMGFRQGDNAPMAFMELVDRPEVDEAAADSAE from the coding sequence ATGCGTCACGGTCATGGCTTGCGTAAGCTCAACCGCACCAGCAGTCACCGTCTTGCCATGTTTCGCAACATGGCTGTTTCGTTGATCACCCACGAAGCAATCAAGACCACGCTGCCGAAGGCGAAAGAATTGCGCCGCGTCATCGAACCCCTGATCACGCTGGGCAAAGAACCCACGCTGGCGAACAAGCGTCTGGCTTTTGCCCGTCTGCGCGATCGCGATGCGGTGGTCAAGCTGTTTGCCGAAATCGGCCCGCGCTACGCGGCCCGTAACGGCGGCTACACCCGCGTGCTGAAGATGGGCTTCCGTCAAGGCGACAACGCTCCCATGGCTTTCATGGAACTCGTTGACCGTCCGGAAGTTGATGAAGCCGCTGCGGACAGCGCTGAGTAA
- the dsbD gene encoding protein-disulfide reductase DsbD, with protein sequence MLAMVLLMVGWQAAAHAEAEFLEPEKAFVFSAQMTAPDTLELRYRVAPGYYMYRERFGITISPAGATTLGEAVYPKGEVKYDPTFEKDMEVFHKDVAIRVPVGSGVQPFTLTLTGQGCADAGLCYPPMDSSVKLTPVAGGYALAGAGAVLASAGAASPSGLGALVNAGDTSLADALGGLGWAKTAGVFLVLGLLLAFTPCVLPMIPILSSIVLGGVAQPRPTRGRGLALAATYVLGMSVVYTALGVAAGLSGAGLAAWLQTPWILTLFAILLTVLALAMFDAFTFQMPSGIQAKLAERSSRVPGGRYTGALVMGALSALIVGPCVAAPLAGALLYISQTGDVFLGGSALFAMAWGMGVPLLIVGASSGALLPKAGPWMDGVKRLFGMLLLATAWWMLIPVVPTWVQMTGWAFLAVVSAVMLRAFDALPAGAGAARMFGKGLGLLLALAAAAWLVGAASGGRDVLQPLSHLAARAGAPAGTASASGEVHFTRVRNNAELDALLAQSRQPVMLDFYADWCVSCREMERFTFSDPGVAQRMAGMVLVQADVTANNADDRALLKRFRLFGPPGIMFFEPGGKELPDARVVGFQDAKRFTESLDRVLVR encoded by the coding sequence ATGCTGGCAATGGTGCTGCTGATGGTTGGGTGGCAGGCAGCGGCGCATGCCGAAGCCGAGTTTCTGGAGCCTGAGAAAGCATTTGTCTTCAGCGCTCAGATGACGGCGCCCGACACCCTGGAGTTGCGCTACCGCGTCGCGCCTGGCTACTACATGTACCGCGAGCGCTTTGGCATTACGATCAGCCCGGCAGGCGCGACGACCTTGGGCGAGGCGGTCTATCCAAAGGGCGAGGTCAAATATGACCCGACGTTTGAGAAAGACATGGAGGTCTTTCACAAAGATGTGGCGATTCGCGTCCCGGTGGGCTCGGGCGTCCAGCCCTTTACGCTGACGCTGACTGGCCAGGGTTGCGCTGACGCGGGGCTTTGTTATCCCCCGATGGACAGCAGCGTCAAGTTGACGCCGGTGGCCGGAGGTTATGCGCTGGCGGGCGCCGGTGCGGTGCTGGCATCAGCAGGCGCGGCGTCTCCAAGCGGCTTGGGCGCGCTGGTCAATGCTGGCGACACCAGCCTGGCCGACGCCCTGGGCGGCCTGGGTTGGGCCAAGACGGCAGGCGTTTTCCTGGTGCTGGGCCTGTTGCTGGCCTTTACGCCCTGCGTGCTGCCGATGATTCCGATTCTGTCTTCGATTGTGTTGGGCGGCGTGGCGCAGCCCCGCCCGACGCGTGGACGCGGATTGGCGCTGGCAGCCACCTATGTGTTGGGTATGTCGGTGGTCTACACCGCGCTGGGTGTGGCTGCGGGCTTGAGCGGCGCGGGTCTGGCGGCCTGGCTGCAAACGCCTTGGATTCTGACCCTTTTCGCGATCTTGCTGACCGTGCTGGCACTCGCGATGTTCGATGCTTTCACGTTTCAGATGCCTTCGGGTATCCAGGCCAAGCTGGCCGAACGCTCTTCTCGCGTGCCGGGCGGGCGCTACACCGGCGCATTGGTGATGGGCGCGTTGTCGGCGTTGATCGTCGGGCCTTGCGTGGCAGCGCCGCTGGCGGGCGCACTGCTGTATATATCGCAAACGGGCGACGTATTCCTGGGCGGGTCGGCGCTGTTCGCGATGGCCTGGGGCATGGGTGTGCCGTTGCTGATTGTGGGCGCGTCTTCGGGCGCGCTGCTGCCCAAAGCGGGCCCCTGGATGGACGGGGTCAAGCGTCTGTTCGGCATGCTGTTGCTGGCGACGGCCTGGTGGATGCTGATCCCCGTGGTGCCGACTTGGGTACAAATGACGGGGTGGGCATTCCTGGCAGTGGTGTCTGCCGTGATGCTGAGGGCCTTTGACGCCCTGCCAGCGGGCGCAGGCGCGGCTCGAATGTTCGGCAAGGGCTTGGGCTTGCTCTTGGCGTTGGCGGCCGCTGCGTGGCTTGTGGGCGCAGCCAGTGGCGGGCGTGATGTATTGCAACCCCTGTCGCATTTGGCTGCCCGCGCTGGGGCGCCAGCTGGTACGGCTAGCGCGAGCGGCGAAGTTCACTTCACCCGCGTGCGCAACAACGCCGAACTGGACGCGCTGCTGGCGCAGAGCCGCCAGCCGGTGATGCTGGATTTCTATGCGGACTGGTGTGTGTCGTGCCGCGAGATGGAGCGCTTCACGTTCAGTGATCCGGGTGTGGCGCAACGTATGGCGGGCATGGTGCTGGTGCAGGCGGATGTGACGGCCAACAATGCTGACGATCGCGCGCTGTTAAAGCGGTTCCGTCTGTTTGGCCCGCCGGGCATCATGTTCTTCGAACCCGGAGGCAAGGAGCTGCCGGATGCCCGCGTGGTGGGTTTCCAGGACGCCAAGCGCTTTACGGAATCACTGGATCGCGTGCTGGTGCGTTAA